The Salvia splendens isolate huo1 unplaced genomic scaffold, SspV2 ctg34, whole genome shotgun sequence nucleotide sequence caatatctcctaaaatcccgtgtcattCACCAAGTATgccatctactatgggacggaggaagtatattttaTCTAATATACATTTAACATTACAAATCCATAATTCATTcaggaaataaaaaatttaagcaAATAGCAATCAAATTAAGAAATATAAGAATAGCCCAAATCTGCCAGCTCCTACCATTCTCATGCAACCCatacaaaataataatttgataaTCCCTCTAGAATTCTTCATATTCCTAGAAAACTCTTTGTTTCTAACTATCCAAATGGAGCAAAGGCTGTGCTAGAACATAACAATTACACCACATGATTTTAGAATTTTAGAATACTTTTTAAAATATGCCAGCCCAAGCAGGAATTTTTGcctttttcaataattttttcctCGCCGCACTCCTTTAGACATTCAATATGCTTTCCCAAAAACAAAAGCTTCtaaaaatatatgtaaataGAAGCTTGTTTTTTGGAATTATCAAGCACACAGCTTTTAGCCTGGCTTTATGATGCCAAATACAAGCATATCCCTTAAGCTGAATATATTATTGCATGTGCATATATTCATATCCATGCATATACTGAACATTATCATAATCAATATCCTCTTGTCACCTTTATGCATCCAATATTTTTTAGTAAATGGTGGGGACCATTAGAGATACAGTCATACTATTCGAATGGTAATATGACATGACGAGTAAGAAGACCATCATAAGTACCAGTGAGATATATGCTCAAAATAAGTGTTCAATGTATCAGATGAACGCCTAATGTGATAGATAATCTAGCAGTTTATGGAGGCTATACTGGAGCAAAACAAAGACATTACACAAGGTTTAGCGAAATATTAAAAAGTTTCTAACTCAAGTTTAGAAAGGAAAACTTTTCAAATGGTGTGAAGGATAGTGGAGATCCTCCCAAATCAATCCAgataatagtttaattaaaatattcacgTACCGCAAGGCGCTGGGAAAGATCTTTGAAACCTTGCACAAGTTGAGGCCACAAACGTTCTCTTTTGGAACTTTCCATGCCTTCTAGTTTTGCCATGGCTTCTGCCCACATAATCTGGCAGCTCAAACTATTTTACCAGACTTACAAAATAGGCTCCAAAAATACATTCataattaatagtattgtgaTGCAAATTTAAACTACACTCACATCTGATACACCAGCAGGCTTTGACCTGTACTGAGGTTCAGTCACACTGAACAACAGGTGCTGCAAAACCAAATGATCTTGATAAGTATCCAAATAAGAAAGAGCTTGATTTCAGAGTTAAAGCTCAAGCTTCTTGAATTGAGAGACATGAATTTCTAACAGTACTCTTCTAGTTTCAAATTTTCAACTTCCATGCTGAAAATGATGCTCTTACACCTAAAGAGCGCACTACATCCTTAGCAATTATTTCCTCATTCATTTCAGTTCCACACAACAGAATTCAATGCAGTTTTACAACCGTGGACATGCTCAATTTCAGCGCAACATCGGTAGATAAGAAAAGTCATGCTTGAATATAATGTTGTTGGGTATTGCATTGGCAATTTACATTTGTAACAGAATGTTTGTGCATTGCTACTCAGGGATTTATTCATAAATCAGATTCATATGCTTACAGTACTTAGAAAAGAGCAACGTTGGCAAAAAAAGAAACGGACCTTGAATTCATACTTCATGTTCCCAGGTTCCTCTTTGTATGCATCCACAATCGCCTGCAGGGACAAAATGAAGCGATCAACATCAACATAATTCAAAAGTTAATCAATTAGGATCATATAAAAACAGGATTCATACTTGAATATCGCGATCGGCTAGAGAGAACGGGAGGGGAGCAACTGGTGCCATCTGAGTAGTCAATTGCTGATTCATGAAATTGGTTTGAGGAGTATTACTAAAAGGAGTGGATTGCTGTTGCTGTGCGGTATTAAACGGCGTCGTTAAGCCGAAGGGGCTCTGTTGTTGCTGCGGCTGAGGCGTCTGAAACAGCGACGGAGTTTGCTGCTGAGGCGTCTGAAACAGCGACGGAGTTTGCTGTTGAGGCGTCTGAAACAGCGACGGCGTTTGCTGCGGTTGGGATTGTTGGGAAAATGGTGTGGAGAAGAGCGATGAACCGAAAGCCGGAGTAGAAGGCGTGCTGAATGCGGGGGTGGAGGAAGGGGTGGCGAAGGCCGGGGTGGAAGATTGAGCTCCAAACATTTTGTGGCGGAACCCTAGATTCAGAGATTGGGAATTTCTTAATGCGGCGGTTGCCGCCAATTTCGATACGACGCCGGCTTGTAGTGTTTTGAAATCAAAATCCAATGTACGTATATAATTTCATCCAAATTAAGGGTATGCCTTATTTTTGctcaattttataaattattttaacttTGTAATTAATTAAGATTTTGAGTCTAATATTGCTTAATATAAATCATtgttattcaaataaaattaataaatttagtaTATTATGATGTTGTTTAGATGCATATAACTTTATTTTGATTGAGATCTGTTAATAATTATTCCcccgtccccgattaagagtcacactttgaccgggcacagattttaagaaatgtaaagaaaagttagtagaatgtgatacccgtttttttatattatttataataaaatgtgagtgaagtgagttagtggaatgtgagacctacttatcatttatggtaaaaatgaaatgtgactcttaattgAGGATGGACCGAAATGAAAAAttgtgactcttaatcggggattgtgggagtattaaattatgttAACACTAAAATTTTAGTAACCGATTTTATGTGTGTATGTGAGCTTTTTGAGGGATGGCATTTTCCTTATTGCCAATAGACTAGCTTCATCCCTGAATTTAACTGCAAAATAAGAATAAATCAAtagtttaattataaaatacgACAAATCttagttttaaaataagaataaattaatagtttAATAATTTACAGATGAGTTTTAAAGTTAATATGTAAAATTAGAATttaacataaatttataaatttactgACAAATTATCCTTTTTTAGTTACCAAATTATGGTAATTTAAAGCTTCTTGATTCCGTTGAAAAGATTAAAAATGGAGTAATGAATTATTCCAAAAataatttacaataattttcattattccacatttattcttttttttaagcTTCTTGCTTCCCCTGAAAAAGAATAAATTGCAATAATTCAAGATGAGAAaccatatttaatattagtaatGCCAACCTAATTGCGAGTCATCACATCCAAACCAAAGTAAGAcaaattagagcatctccagtaagcctggacttcacatagccctcacatagccttcacactgccacatcatcagcactacaattttcctgccacatcagctttgacacatcaactggacatcaaatagcacTCACATAGTCTTCACACtacatatccacatcactaataacaattatataatttaatttacaatcgtatcaacatacagaatttaatttacgagacaaatacatttaaattgaataatactattaaaatttcaaaaagtacaataattttaaaaaaatacatttaaaaaaattacataaatttacataaaaactaacgccttgcaatccttcgcgcccacaactcttcaactaaatccttttggagtcgaatatgagtctccgtctgacgcatgtcggcatgtgcttggaggagggcttcttcatcgtgagtagggatgtcaatcgggccggcccgtcgggtttcgggctaaccctactcgcgggtcaatcgggtgcgggctaatcgggttgtgatttctttcgggttataaaagctcagccctgaccctaaaagctcgggtttcgggctagcccagcaggttaatcgggttgctaccgataatattaacatgcgatcaatccaataaataatgattaaaattattaatattcatacaatgtaaaacatttaattatgatatatttgagatatatgcttaaactcaatcataaacatgatcaaatactaatatttgagatatttcgtagaatcttaatgcatgttttagaaatttaaatattttttttgtgaatatgaagtttttaatttatttatcaattattatattaataaaaattcaatatataatttgtatatttaatataaaattgaaagttatttttttagttaatattaataaatgaaatgtcgaattaggagtaaaaaaaatagaataatagaaattttatcgggtttcgggccagcccatcgggtcttcgggtctggccctaatgggttgcgggttaatcgggtgcgggctaatcgggtttttattttatcgagctagaaatttccaaccctaaccctataaatttggcgggctattcgggccagcccacgggttacgggctatattgacatccctaatcgtgaggtaccccacctcgtacgttggcagTGGCGAcaccgtggcttggaccggtctcattatcgtcgttggcccaatcagtcagttgtacaccttcatcttcgacaatcatgttgtgcatgataatacaggcgtacaatatatcagcaatgcagtcgacattccacaaacgcgttaaaacaagtggtgcgaatgaaaatgacgttcaaagcgcgtatatatagtgttttcaaaagaaaaaaaaaataaaaaataaaatctgacgccggtttgacgccgatccgggagccacaatggcgccgtgaggatcggcatcggaaccggcgtcatcgcgggaatcggcatggccacgccgattttgacgccgatttcgccgacgccggttccaatggttcggcgtcagaaccggcgtcggcgaaaaatcgacgtcgcgattttgacgccggcattggagatgctcttacagtCTTCCACAACTGGAACAAAAGATCCCTTGTGATGTTTCCATTAATCAAAAGAGTAGACAAACTTCAACTTGCATcaaaaagtaaaatcaaatgaGATGAAAATGGAGGTTCAATCCAACTACTCATGCCTCAATCGTAAAGCTGCATAAGCACGGCCCCACCGGCTTTATCTCAGAAGTCTGCCACTCGGAGCCTGGTGCAGCGTTCGGGTCATATAACAGCGTGTGGTACCCAGGATCCTCCTCTGCCGAGAACAGCAAGAGTTTGCCATCCAAGCTCCCAAAACGAAACCCAATGCTTGAGCTTCCGGTCACTGGCACTGGTACCATCTTCCATGAATTGTCCGTGGGGTTGTAAATTGCCAACCTACGCTGATTTTTCCATTCCATGCAGCACAGCTTCTTCCCGAGCACGGCGTGAGCAGTGACCATAACACATCCATTTTTCATCTGGGACCACGTGTGGCTATCGGGGCTGTACACGTCAATGAACCTTGAGTTTCCAATTGTGAAGGTGGACCTTCCACCCATGATGTAGAGCTTCCCCTCGAAGCCAGAGGCGAAGCAGCCCCATCTGGGGCGTCGCAGACTCTCGATCATTGTCCACTTGTCAGCTTCAGGGTCGTATACCTCGACAGACGAGAGAGATTCCCCATCCATCCCACATCCTCCAACAGCGTAGGTCATCCCATTAacttcggcacaaccaaagtcATAGCGTGCCACATTCATATTAGCTAGTTTCCTCCAGCTGCAAGTGGTGCAGATATtaggaaaaaatgaaaacatcatTGTCATTGAACTATTAGATATAAGCGAGTTAAGCATCCGTGACAGAAACTAGCGAAGTAATTCTGCATTTGATAGGTAAAAGTATGAAACTATAAGTAAATCACACAAATGCAGAGTCTGGCTAGCTACACAGTACCTATGTAGTGCATATCTAGTTTATTGGTATTCGTTCGTTCCAAAAAACAATGTAACCGTTGAGTTCAAACGTTCTGATAAAGCTTGCCAGAGCTAGGAGAGTCGTAGAGAAGGTCAAGTCCAACTGGCGCAGAGCATTAAGGGGTTCACACATGAAACAGTGATGCATATATCAACAAGGAGACATAATTTGGCATTGCTGCCTTGTGACAAGATTAACGTATAATCAAAGTTCATAGAGATAGTCACAAAGTGAAAGCAATGAAACAGTGATATATTCCATAGATCGCATATCACCAAACATCAACATAGAATtaacaaattatcaaattttagaaTGATCCAGCAGTAAATAACTTGGACAGAAACTCTTTTACTAGCCAACATCACCATGCATGAACCTAGTTCACATCTACAAGAATCATCTAGTAGCATCATACACAAGATGGACAACTATAGCAATTTTGGCGGAAGTAAGAGAAAACAAACCTGTTGAGGCAAGAATCGTATTGGTAAACATCTGATGAAACAAGAGCATTGCCATCACTGATAGAGTACCCAGCAAGGACCATAAGCTTTCCATTCAGAACAACTACGCCGAAGCCTGTTTTAGCAGGCCAAGGCATAGGCACAAGTTCCTGCCGTTTATGTCCAAAACAATCAAGAACCTCCCAGTGGCTCTCTTTTCCTTCAGCGTCTACAGTCAGGACATACAGCCATTCCTCAAGCATTCCAGCTAGTTTACGGACAGTGATGAACTCTTTGCTTTTGACAAAGGATCTCCATCGCTTGGAGACAGCACCCATGACAGGAACATCAGAACGGGGAACAAGAGCAAGGCAGTGCTTAGAAACATCATCGGGTAACCCAGGCAAGATGGGACTATGATAATCATCATCAACCTCAGAAATTAAGAACGATTTGGTTTTAGCATTAACAGCTTTGGGAACTAAGACAGAACCACCTTTTGCAGTTGGAGTATCTAGCTGGAAAGAGTCAGAGAACATATCTGATTCTTTGAATCTCTTCACAGAAATAGGACCTGGCATCTTTCCCAAGTCACAGGTTATAGGAATTTTGGCACCACAATTTTCGTGAATAAAAAATGTCTCAGGAAGACAAGTATCAATGCAACAAATAGAATCTGGGTTTCTAATTacaaaaattcataaaatccTTCACTAATGGGAATTCTACAAGACCAAGGCATAAAAGATGTTGTGAATCGGATCATTTGAGCTGTAAAGGCCAACGGTTTTCTATGGTTATCAGATTCAATGTCCATACCACTTTCTCCTACTGCACTATAACTCAGATTCGTCAACCCTATATGAAAGTTCAAGTTTCCTGAAGTGCTTTTCCCCTCACTCATTGCCCAAGCACCTACAATCATTGACGGACCCGTCAAACAGAGCACATGAAGACACGAGAAGACAACAAATAGTCGATCAATAAGCAGGCACTCTAATGGAACAAAAAACAAACCTGACAAGCCCATAGCCTTATGAGTTTTAACCTCCGCGGACTTCCATTTCTTTACTGTATAATCGTCtgcatcaaataaaaaaagatgaGATAAATATACATCTCAAATCAGCTCTAGTTGGCTAAAACAATAGGTAAGGTCAAAGCACAACCCAAATTTAGGATTCTGGAGATTACAACAAGGTGCAGATCTTATCTTATTATTCCAGTTTCGAAGATTAATAAAACCCAATAAATCGATCAATGCTGCAATCACGAT carries:
- the LOC121789799 gene encoding F-box/kelch-repeat protein At1g67480-like translates to MPGPISVKRFKESDMFSDSFQLDTPTAKGGSVLVPKAVNAKTKSFLISEVDDDYHSPILPGLPDDVSKHCLALVPRSDVPVMGAVSKRWRSFVKSKEFITVRKLAGMLEEWLYVLTVDAEGKESHWEVLDCFGHKRQELVPMPWPAKTGFGVVVLNGKLMVLAGYSISDGNALVSSDVYQYDSCLNSWRKLANMNVARYDFGCAEVNGMTYAVGGCGMDGESLSSVEVYDPEADKWTMIESLRRPRWGCFASGFEGKLYIMGGRSTFTIGNSRFIDVYSPDSHTWSQMKNGCVMVTAHAVLGKKLCCMEWKNQRRLAIYNPTDNSWKMVPVPVTGSSSIGFRFGSLDGKLLLFSAEEDPGYHTLLYDPNAAPGSEWQTSEIKPVGPCLCSFTIEA
- the LOC121789795 gene encoding nuclear pore complex protein NUP54-like, which codes for MFGAQSSTPAFATPSSTPAFSTPSTPAFGSSLFSTPFSQQSQPQQTPSLFQTPQQQTPSLFQTPQQQTPSLFQTPQPQQQQSPFGLTTPFNTAQQQQSTPFSNTPQTNFMNQQLTTQMAPVAPLPFSLADRDIQAIVDAYKEEPGNMKYEFKHLLFSVTEPQYRSKPAGVSDIMWAEAMAKLEGMESSKRERLWPQLVQGFKDLSQRLALQDEVILSDSERLKMTQTNVKMLQRHFQADTLPWIQRMQQKEQILQRRLLRVMRIVEALEGKGCRLPLMKGEVELAEKLAATTRQLKGSGAELSRRVQNLLMVSRLQADGLTGSSMYLPGSTKIHEQSLSDMQEVLQRQTEAISRLGNVLKRDVRDMEIIMAEDTVITQQDYL